The DNA window TAGTGTCTTGCTCAGCATATACGGTATTTCCGTAACGATAATAGATTCAGCACCATTGTTTTTGGTCTCTATTCCTGCCTTGGCTCTACAAATCACTCTGCCATGACCAGTCTCAAAATAATCACGTATCCCGCTCTTGCCAATTATATAACCACCAGTTGGGAAATCCGGTCCTTGTACGTAATTCCGCAGATCAGCAGGTTCCATATCAGGATTATCTACCATGGCAATAATGCCGTCACAGATTTCGTTGCAATTATGGGGAGCCATATTCGTTGCCATACCCACAGCTATTCCAGAAGAACCATTTACCATAAGATTAGGAAACTTGGAAGGAAATACTTTAGGTTCCTGACGGGTGTCATCATAGTTTGTCTGATAATCTACTGTTTCCTTTTCAAGATCAGCCAGCAAATCTACTGCAGCTTTCTGCAGTCTGGCTTCTGTATAACGCATGGCAGCAGGTGGATCACCATCCTGACTACCAAAATTACCCTGTCCATCTACCAGCATATAGCGCAAACTCCAGGGTTGTGCCATTCTCACTAAGGTCGGGTAGATCACCTGCTCACCATGAGGATGATAATTACCTGAAGTATCACCAGAGATTTTTGCACATTTACGAAAACCTTTACCAGGGGTAAGGTTCAGTTCGTGCATGGCAAATAAAATTCTCCGTTGAGAAGGTTTCAAACCATCCCGCACATCTGGCAGAGCCCGAGACACGATCACGCTCATGGAATATTCCAGATACGCTTTCTTTAATACTTCGTCTATTTCTATTGCTTCGATTCTTGATCTATCGTGTATCATCTATCCCCCTAAACATCTATTTCCGCATATACGGCATTTTCTTCGATGAATGCCCGGCGCGGTTCCACGTCTTCACCCATCAGTATGGTGAACATTCGGTCTGCTTCAATTGCGTCATTTATGCGAACGGCTGTGAGTATCCGGCGTTCCGGATCAAGCGTGGTTTCCCATAACTGCTCAGGATTCATCTCACCCAAACCTTTGTATCGCTGGATATGCAAGCCCTTGGAACCACCAAATTCTTCTATTACTTTATTGCGTTCATCCATGGAATACACGTATCGCTTGCTCTTGCCTTTGCGGATCAAAAACAGTGGAGGACGTGCTATAAATATATGACCTTCTTCTACCAATGGACGCATGTAACGGAAAAAGAAAGTTAACAGCAAAGTGGCAATGTGCTGACCGTCCACATCCGCATCCGCCATGATGATCACTTTGTTGTAGCGCAGCCGGCTGATATCAAATTCCTGACCTATTCCAGCACCAAGTGCCAGAATGATCGGATGTATCTTCTCATTACCCAATACTTTATCTATGCGAGCTTTCTCCGTGTTCAGCATTTTGCCCCATAATGATAAGATCGCCTGAAAAGTTCGGTCTCTACCCATCTTAGCAGAACCACCAGCAGAATCTCCCTCCACCAGGAATATCTCAGTCTGGGAGGGATCCTGAATTGAGCAATCTGCCAGCTTACCTGGCAGGCTGCCACTTTCAAGAACTGATTTACGTCGGGTAAGCTCTCTGGCTTTCCTGGCTGCCTCACGACTGCGAGCTCCCAATTGTGCTTTCATGCAGATTGCCTTGGCTTCCACAGGATGTTCTTCAAAATAGGTCATCATTTTTTCATATACTACTGAACTGATAACACTTTCCACATCTGAATTCTGCAGCTTTGTCTTGGTTTGCCCTTCAAATTGAGGATTTCCTACTTTTACAGATATTACTGCCGTAATTCCTTCTCTGATATCACTACCCTGAGGCATAACTTTCTCTTTGCTCATCGAAGTATCGTTACGGATATAAGTGTTTACTGAACGTGTGAGGGCTGCCTTGAATCCACTTAGATGTGTTCCTCCCTCTATCGTGTTGATATTATTGGCAAAACTCAGGATATTTTCCTGATAGCTTTCATTATATTGCAAAGCAACTTCAAAATGAATATCATCCCTGCCACCTTCTATGAATAATGGTTCTGCAGCCAGGGGCTTTTTATTCGTATTCAAATATGCCACAAATTCGATTATACCACCATCATATTTAAATACATGGGTCTTTTCGGTTCTTTCATCTTTTAACGAGATTTTAAGACCTCTATTCAAAAATGCCAATTCACGTAAACGGACACTGAGATAATCAAAACTGAATGTTGTCGTCTCAAAGATTGTGTTGTCAGGTATGAACCGAACCATAGTACCAGTTTCTTCTGGATCCATGCCCTCTTCAATGATTTCCAGCTTTGTCTCTGGAATACCTTTGCAGTATCTTTGAAAATAGCGCTTACCGTTTTTCTTGATATATACTTCCAGTTTTTCTGAAAGCGCATTTACCACTGAAACCCCAACTCCATGAAGTCCGCCGGATACCTTATAGGACTTATTGTCAAATTTACCACCAGCATGCAATACAGTCATAACCACCTCTACTGCCGGGATCTTTTCAACTTTATGCATCTCTACAGGAATACCGCGTCCATTATCAATGATAGTGGCATAACCATCGCGGTGAATAATTACGTCAATCTGATCACAAAATCCACCTAAAGCCTCATCAATACTATTATCTACTACTTCATAGATCAGATGGTGAAGCCCTCGCTCTGTCGTACCGCCAATATACATGGCAGGACGTTTCCGCACTGCCTCCAGTCCCTTCAGCACCTTGATATTACTGGCATCATAATTATTATCAGTCATATGCTCCTCACAGAAATTTCACCTCAAATTAAGTGAATTTCTAACTTATTATTTCAAGGGTCATTTTATCTGTTTCTCAAATGATGTCAAATATTAATTATATTAATAAGTTAGCCCTCTTTTATGCCAATCTCACCTCTCCTGCTTTAAAGGTCATATCTTACTGTAATATAATACTTTATAGATTCCATCTGAAATTCAGCTATTAAAATGACCTTTAAAACTTTTTTTATCCCCTTTATAAAGCCGTTTAAACCATTTAATCCCAAAAATAAACTTTTAAGCTCAGATGTTGATTATTATTGTATTTGGCAAATCTATATCCCTGATATAATACTACTTAGACATAGTACATACTACTGTATCATGTAAGTATATCATATAAAACCCTATATAATATAAGGATGCATGCTAATTTTCAGTAATAGTATTATATATACCTGCTCGCATTGTCTTCACCTTAAATCTATATATCCCGAGAAGCATCAGCAATCGCATTGTATAGGTTTTATAGGATCCTATAAAACCTATAATCAACCCTCTCAGAAAATACCTCCATTTCATCAACTTAGAATCCGAGAGAAGCAATAGATTTCCCGGACAGACGACGGCATAACATCATAATGTTATGCCGTCGTCTGTCCGGAAACTAAGGAGGATATCTATAGCTGCGGGGAGACTTGTGGTGGGGGTTTTGAGGGAATATGGGTGGGATTTGAGGCGACGAGATGCTGGGGGTGCTCATTGTAACTAGAGCATCCCTGCTCTGGGTGGGGGACAGGAGGCAAGACCAGGGATGGTCTTGATACAACGGGTCCCTGGTCTTGGATTAAAATTTACTTATCAGTTTTTAAGCTATTTAATATCTTTGATGAGGAAATCGATAGTATCCTGGCAGATCTGGGAGCTATTTTCAATGGAAGTGCTTTCTACATAGACTCTAACGATGGGTTCAGTGCCGCTTTTACGGATATGTATCCAGTGGTCAGGGGCAATGATCTTGATACCGTCAGTTCTATCGACATTTTTATTTTGGGCAAAAACTTCTGCTTGAGCCATAACCTGATCAAGTTGATCCGGCATCACTTTGACCTTATTTTTGGCGAAATAGTATCGTGGTATCAAAGCAGCGAGTTTACTCACAGGAAGAGATTTTTGAGCCATATACGCAAGGATTATGGCAATACCGGCAGGAGCGTCACGAGTATAATGAACATCCGGGCAGATAATACCACCATTTCCTTCGCCACCGATGGGGCTACCCAGTTCCATCATTTTCTTGCCGACATTGATCTCACCAAT is part of the Candidatus Stygibacter australis genome and encodes:
- a CDS encoding DNA gyrase subunit A, with the translated sequence MIHDRSRIEAIEIDEVLKKAYLEYSMSVIVSRALPDVRDGLKPSQRRILFAMHELNLTPGKGFRKCAKISGDTSGNYHPHGEQVIYPTLVRMAQPWSLRYMLVDGQGNFGSQDGDPPAAMRYTEARLQKAAVDLLADLEKETVDYQTNYDDTRQEPKVFPSKFPNLMVNGSSGIAVGMATNMAPHNCNEICDGIIAMVDNPDMEPADLRNYVQGPDFPTGGYIIGKSGIRDYFETGHGRVICRAKAGIETKNNGAESIIVTEIPYMLSKTL
- the gyrB gene encoding DNA topoisomerase (ATP-hydrolyzing) subunit B — its product is MTDNNYDASNIKVLKGLEAVRKRPAMYIGGTTERGLHHLIYEVVDNSIDEALGGFCDQIDVIIHRDGYATIIDNGRGIPVEMHKVEKIPAVEVVMTVLHAGGKFDNKSYKVSGGLHGVGVSVVNALSEKLEVYIKKNGKRYFQRYCKGIPETKLEIIEEGMDPEETGTMVRFIPDNTIFETTTFSFDYLSVRLRELAFLNRGLKISLKDERTEKTHVFKYDGGIIEFVAYLNTNKKPLAAEPLFIEGGRDDIHFEVALQYNESYQENILSFANNINTIEGGTHLSGFKAALTRSVNTYIRNDTSMSKEKVMPQGSDIREGITAVISVKVGNPQFEGQTKTKLQNSDVESVISSVVYEKMMTYFEEHPVEAKAICMKAQLGARSREAARKARELTRRKSVLESGSLPGKLADCSIQDPSQTEIFLVEGDSAGGSAKMGRDRTFQAILSLWGKMLNTEKARIDKVLGNEKIHPIILALGAGIGQEFDISRLRYNKVIIMADADVDGQHIATLLLTFFFRYMRPLVEEGHIFIARPPLFLIRKGKSKRYVYSMDERNKVIEEFGGSKGLHIQRYKGLGEMNPEQLWETTLDPERRILTAVRINDAIEADRMFTILMGEDVEPRRAFIEENAVYAEIDV